Below is a window of Tsuneonella deserti DNA.
GCAGGGCCGCGAAACGGCCGAGGAACTTCTCGATCGATTCGATCCAGTGCACCTCCTTCTCGCCGTCGAAAAAGAACTTCAGCCCGACCATGGCCAGAAATGCGCCGCCGAAGCCGGCGATTCCAACGTGCGCGCTGGAAACCAGGCGTTCGTACTCGGCGGGGTTGCGGAGCGACAGGTTCACCGTCTCGAGCGGCCCGATGCCGGCTGCAATGGCGACGATCGCCAGCGGGAAGACGATGCGCATGCCGAACACCGCGAACAGGATGCCCCAGGTCAGGAAGCGCTTCTGCCAGGCGCGGTCCATGTCCTTCAGGACCGAGGCGTTGACGACCGCGTTGTCGAAGCTGAGCGAGATCTCGAGGATCGAGAGAACCACGATGATCCACAGCAGCTTGGCCGTTCCGGTCACGCTGCCCGTGCTCGATAGGCCGTACCACAGGCCCAGGCCGAGGCAGATGACCGTAAAGATCAGCGATAGGCCGTAAAATCGCTTGAGCGTATCCATGAAAGGTCCAGTCCGGGAAAGTGTGTCTGGGCGCGGGCGCGCTATTTGGGCTGGTAGGTCTGGTCGGCCGTGGGGAATTCCCGGGCGCGCACTTCGGCAGCATAAGTGCCGGCTGCCTTCGAAATGACGCCAGCAAGATCCTCGTAGCGCTTGACGAAGCGCGGGACGCGCTCGAACATTCCGAGCATGTCTTCGGTCACCAGAACCTGGCCGTCGCACCGCGCCGACGCACCAATGCCGATGACGGGAATTTCCAGCGATCCCGTCAAGGCGACGGCGATCGGTTCGATCACGCCTTCAGCCACGACTGCGAAAGCACCGGCATCCTGCACGGCCTTGCCGTCGGCAATGATCTTGTCGTGCTCTTGCTGGCTGCGTCCGCGCGCGCCGTAGCCGCCGAGCGAATTGACCGCTTGAGGGGTAAGGCCGACATGCGCCATCACCGGAATGCCGCGTTGGGAGAGAAAGGCGATCGTCTCGGCCATCGCCTCTCCGCCTTCGAGCTTGACCGCCGCGCAGCCGGTCTCCGCCATGATCCGGCTGGCGCTCTCGAACGCCTTGGCAGGACCGCCTTCATAAGTCCCGAACGGCATGTCGACCACGACGAGGCTGTGATAGCTGCCGCGCACCACCGCGGCGCCGTGAGCGATCATCATGTCGAGCGTGACCTGCAGCGTGGAAGGCAGCCCGTAGATCACCTGGCCGAGCGAATCCCCCACCAGCAGGATATCGCAGTGCTCGTCCAGCAACTGCGCCTGCCGGGCGGTGTAGGCGGTCAGCATCACCAGCGGATCGCGCGTCGCGCCGTCCGCCTTGCGCCCCCTGATCGCCGGAACCGTGAGCCGCCGCATCGGCTGCGGGGTGGGGTGGGCGCGGCTGGTCGCAGTGTCGAGCTGGAAGGTGGTGGACATGGCATTTGGCTCTAGCCGCGCCACGAAGACGGGGAAAGCCCTTGAGATTGCTCTTGCCATGAAAGGAGCGGGCGCTAGCTTCGCGCGCCATAGAGAGAGGCAGGCCGCATTTCGGCCGCCCACAAGAGGGGAATTCGGGTCCATGCTACTCGATCGCGTAAAGCCGCTCGACGCCATCCTGGCGACGGCGGAAAGGAAGTCACTTAAGCGTACACTCGGCTGGTTCCAGCTGACCCTGATGGGGATCGGCTGCGTCATCGGCACCGGCATCTTCGTGCTGACCGCGGTCGGCGCGCAAAAGGCCGGGCCGGGGCTGATGATCGCGTTCGCCATCGCCGGCGCTGTCTGCATCGTCGCTGCGCTCTGCTACGCCGAAATCGCCGCCATGATCCCGGTAGCGGGAAGCGCCTACACCTACAGCTACGCGACCATCGGCGAGTTCTTCGCCTGGACGGTCGGCTGGGCGTTGATCATGGAATACGCGATCGCCGCGAGTGCGGTCTCCGTCGGATGGTCGGGATACTTCTCCGGCACTGTGCTCGGAGGGCTCGGGATAGACTTGCCAACCTGGCTAAGCGCCGGCCCGCTGGCGTTCGGCGGGGTCGAGGGTGGATTGATCAACCTGCCTGCACTTGTGATCGCTCTGCTCGTGACGTTCCTGCTCGTGATCGGCACCAGTGAAAGCGCCAAGGTCAATGCAGTGCTGGTGGCGATCAAGGTCGTCGCGCTGACGGCCTTCGTGGCGCTCACGCTGACCAGCTCTCAATTCGACGCTGAAAAGTTCAACCCCTTCCTGCCTGCCGGCATTTTCGGCGGCTGGGGCACCGGTGTGGGCGCGGTCGGCGCGGCGGCAACGATGTTCTTTGCCTATGTCGGCTTCGACGCGGTTTCGACCGCGGCGGAGGAAACCAAGAACCCGCAGCGTAACGTGCCCATCGGCCTCGTCGGCTCGCTGCTGTTCTGCACCGTGTTCTACATCCTGGTGGCAGCCGGCGCGATCGGCGCGATCGGTGGCCAACCGATCATGGACGCGATGGGGCTTCCACTCGAGGCGGGCTCGCCCGAGCTCGCGCGCCAGTGCGCGATGCCGCAGTACGCGGACGCGCTCGTCTGCTCGAACGAGCCGCTCGCGCACGTCCTCAAGATGCTCGGCTTCACCGGCTTCGGCAACGCGATCGGCCTTGCAGCCTTCCTGGCGCTGCCTTCGGTGATCCTGGTGCTGATCTTCGGCCAGACGCGCATCTTCTTCGTGATGAGCCGTGACGGTCTTCTGCCCGAGCGGCTGAGCAGGGTGCATCCGAAGTTCCAGACGCCGCACGTGGTGACCATCATCACCGGTCTCGCGGTGGCAGTCGCCGCGGCGTTTTTCCCGGTCGGTCAGCTGGCCGACATCTCTAACGCCGGCACGCTCTACGCGTTCATGATGGTGGCAATCGCGGTCATGGTGCTGCGGGTGAAGGATCCGTCGCGCAGGCGTCACTTCAAGGTGCCTGGCGTGTGGATCATTGCTCCGTTGACGATCATCGGCTGCGTGCTGCTGTTCTTCAACCTGCCGAGCGCGGCGATGCTGTTCCTGCCCGGCTGGGGAGTGCTCGGCCTGCTCGTCTATTTCGGCTACAGCCGGAGGCAGAGCCACCTGGGCCGCGGGATCGTCGAAGTGGTCGACGATGTGGCGGGCGAGGAACTGCAGGTGCCAATCCACCCGCCTGCGGAGTAACAGGCTTCAGACAGCGAAAGGGCCGCCCCTCGGAATTGAGGAGCGGCCCTTTTCTTGTCGGATGGGATCAGAGTGCGGCTTCGGCGTGGCTGTCGGCAACCTCGCCGCGGACGTCCATGCCCATTGCCATCTTGGCTGTGGTGAGAATTCCCTGGTCCGCTGCCCATAGTTCGGCATTGCCGAGGTCCATGCGGAGCATCAGCAGGTTGGGATCGTCCTTCCCTCCCGGGAAATAGGCTTCAACGAAATTGGACCACTGCTTGTCCAGCCGTTCGCGGCTGGTTTCTTCGGTCAGGTTGCCTTCGAAGCGCGCGAACATGTCGTGGTCCTTGCTCGCGAAAGTGCACGTCGCCGGGCCCATCTCGGCCAGGTGATTGTCCTTCGAGGTGAAGAACCAGATCGCGCTGTTGGCATCCTTGTCGAGTTGGGCGGTCATCACCACCGCATCGTTGGCGGTGCTTTGCAAGGACACGAAAACGAACGGCGAATCGGCGAACGCTTTCCAGAATTTCTGCTTCAGTTCCTCGGCATTGCCTTGGTCGTATTTCATCGTGATCTCCTTTCGAAATGCGAACGGAGCGAGGGAAAGGTTGTTCCGGTCGTTGCGAATCGGCCGACGATGGAACATAACCGGAACAGATGAGTCGTTTCCGCGCCATGTCCCTGCTTGCCGAGCCTGCCCAACCGCTTCTCTCCGGATCCGGTCTTGCGGCGGTTTCCTCACGTGCGAAGCGATGGCGGCCGGGGATCGCCGCCCCTTATCACAACGAGGTGTTCGCTCCGGGTGGTGAGGCATCGGGGGCGGCTGCCGCGCTGGCTTTTGCAATCGATGCCTTGCGTCATGCCGAAGCCGGACCTGCTGCCGAAGCGGAAGACCGCCGCGCGCTGTTGTGGGTGCAGGACAAGGCCGCTCTCCGGTTAGGTGGGCGCCCCTACCAACCGGGACTACCGGCAGCTTTCCGTCACCGGCTGGTGCACGTGGTCTGCGAAAAGCCCGAGGACGCGCTGTTTGCGCTCGAGGAAGGGTTGCGCTGCCGGGATGTCGCCGCAGTGATCGGCGAAGTCGCGGGCAATCCCCGGGCGCTCGATTTCACTGCTTCGCGCCGGCTTACACTGACATCGGAAAAGCACGGCGTTCCCCTGTGGCTGGTGCGTCTCGATGCCACCCATGACCTGTCGTCGGCGCGGATGCGGTGGAAAGTGCGCGCCGCGCCGTCCCCGCCGCCCCGCTGGAACGCGCAGGCTCCCGGCGCTCCCCACTGGCAGGCCGAACTGTTCCGCGCCCGTCAGCATCCCCCCGGTACATGGACCTTGAGCGATGAGCAGGACCGTCTCGCCGCCGCCAAAGTCACCACCGATGATACCGCCGACAGCGAATCCGCCGCGCCGTATCCTCTCGGCCTGGCTTTCGCGGCTGGCGATCGATCGCTGGCGGCTGGCTGAAGGCTGTGCGCCGGGGGAGGGCGCCGATGCCGAGCCGCTGGCGCTGATCACCGACACCGCGCACGGACCGCGCATCGATGCCGCCAACGATGCCGGTCTCGCGGCCGGTGCGCGCCCCGGCATGATGCTGGCGGACGCGCGTGCGCTGTGTCCGCAAATCGGGGTGAGCCCAAGCGATCCGGCAGGCAATCACGATTTCCTCGAGAAGCTGGCGCTGTGGGCGCTTCGCTGGGGTCCGTGGTCGGCGATGGACGCGCCCGATGGGCTGCTGGTCGATATCACCGCAGTCGCTCACCTGTTCGGTGGGGAAGCGAGGTTGGTTGCTGATGTGCAAGCCCGCTTCGCCTCGCGCGGACTGGCTGCCCATGTCGCCATCGCGCCGACTGCGGGGGCGGCATGGGCGCTGTCGCATTACGGACTGCCGGGCACGATTCTTGCCCCTTCGGATGACACTGCCGCACGCCTTGCCGACCTGCCGGTGGCGGCGTTGCGGCTCGACGGCGACGTGCTCGCGGTGCTGCGACGGCTTGGCCTCAAGCGTATTGGAGACATGACCGATCGGTTTGGCGAAAGCACGGGGCGCGATGCGCTGCATCGCCGTTTTCGCAACCGCAAGTCGCCCGGCGCCAATCCGCTTGTCCGGCTCGACCAATTGCTTGGCAAAGTGCCCGAGCCGCTCCTGCCGGTGGTGCCGACCACAATGCCTCTGGTCCAGCGCCGGCTGATGGAACCCATCCGGCATCGCGCCCTGCTCGATACCGTTGTCGCCGATCTCGCCGCCGACATGGCTCGCACGCTGGAAGGGCTGGGGCAGGGCGCCCGTCGGCTGGAACTGGGCATGTGGCGGATCGATGGCGAAGTGGTGATCCGTCGCCTGGAGCTGGCTGCCGCCACGCGCGAGGCGGCCCATATCGTCCGCCTGTTCGCCGCCCGGCTCGATGACGTCGATGCAGGCTTCGGAATCGAGACCGTCCGCCTGCGCGCCAGCTGGGCGGAACCGCTCGCGCTGGCTCAGGCCGATATCGAGGCGGCGGCGGAGGAGCATGGCACCAGTCTAGCCGCCTGTATCGACCGCCTGACTGTCCGCTTGGGGGCCAATGCGGTGCGCCGGCCGGTGGCCTATGCCAGCCATATCCCCGAACGTGCGCAGCGTTGGCAGCCGCCGCTGGAACCCGAGCCGGCCGCGCAGGGCGAACTGGCGTTCCATGCCCGTCCTCTCAAGCTGCTCGACCGGGCAGAGAAGATCGCGGTGCTCTATTCCACTCCCGATGGCTACCCGCGCGCTTTTCGCTGGCGCGGCCGGGTTCACGAGGTTGCCCGGGTCGAAGGCCCCGAACGGATCGCGCCCGAATGGTGGCGCGAGAAAGGCAACGCCCGCCTGCGCGACTATTACCGGATCGAGGACGAGGGGGGGCGCCGTTACTGGATCTATCGTCTCGGCCTGATCGGCGATGGACGCGGCGGCCCGCCCGACTGGTTCCTGCAGGGGCTATGCGCCTGACGCATCCTTAAGCTCCAGCGCATCGCCCATCGCGGCAGACGAAGCCGTATTGTCGAAGATGCACCACGCCGCGCTCCCGGTCCTTGCTGCTTCGTCAATGGTGGACGCATATGCCGCGATGCGATCGTGGTAGCTCGAACGGTACATCACCGGCGATCCGTGCAGCCGCCAGTAGGCGAGGCCGCTCCAGCCGCCGGGTTCCCCCGCGCCCGGATGGCGTGCGGGATCGGCTGCGACGCGCGCGACGCGCAGACCTGCCAGCAGGGCATCTGCCTCGTCGGTAAACCAGCTCTGATGGCGCGGCTCGCACGCGATCGCCGCATGACTGCGCACTGCCAGATCGGTGAAGAATGCGCGCGCGACCTGTGGATCGAGCGCCAGTTTCGGGGGCAACTGAACGAGCAGCACCGCCAGTTTTTCGCCCAGAGCCCCCACCTCGGCAAGAAAGGTGGCCAACGCTTCCTCATGGTCCGCCAGCTTGAGCTCGTGGGTGATCCGCTTGGGCACTTTGACCGAGAAGTGGAAGCCCGCCGGCACGCTGTCGCGCCACCGCTCCCAGGTCGAAACACGATGCGGGCGGTGGAAGGAACTGTTGATTTCTACCGCGTCAAACACGGCCGAGTAGCGTTCCAGGCTGCTGCCCACCGGGGGGAAGCGGTCCGCAGCCTCGCGCCCGATGCTCCATCCTGCGGTGCCGATGCGGGTCGATCCCATATGCGGCCAAATGCCCGACCCGTGCTGCGGTTGCCTCTTGGCGAATCTGTTGAAGGAACATATGTAGAACGAATGGGCCCGCAAACGATGAT
It encodes the following:
- the panB gene encoding 3-methyl-2-oxobutanoate hydroxymethyltransferase, with translation MSTTFQLDTATSRAHPTPQPMRRLTVPAIRGRKADGATRDPLVMLTAYTARQAQLLDEHCDILLVGDSLGQVIYGLPSTLQVTLDMMIAHGAAVVRGSYHSLVVVDMPFGTYEGGPAKAFESASRIMAETGCAAVKLEGGEAMAETIAFLSQRGIPVMAHVGLTPQAVNSLGGYGARGRSQQEHDKIIADGKAVQDAGAFAVVAEGVIEPIAVALTGSLEIPVIGIGASARCDGQVLVTEDMLGMFERVPRFVKRYEDLAGVISKAAGTYAAEVRAREFPTADQTYQPK
- a CDS encoding amino acid permease, whose translation is MLLDRVKPLDAILATAERKSLKRTLGWFQLTLMGIGCVIGTGIFVLTAVGAQKAGPGLMIAFAIAGAVCIVAALCYAEIAAMIPVAGSAYTYSYATIGEFFAWTVGWALIMEYAIAASAVSVGWSGYFSGTVLGGLGIDLPTWLSAGPLAFGGVEGGLINLPALVIALLVTFLLVIGTSESAKVNAVLVAIKVVALTAFVALTLTSSQFDAEKFNPFLPAGIFGGWGTGVGAVGAAATMFFAYVGFDAVSTAAEETKNPQRNVPIGLVGSLLFCTVFYILVAAGAIGAIGGQPIMDAMGLPLEAGSPELARQCAMPQYADALVCSNEPLAHVLKMLGFTGFGNAIGLAAFLALPSVILVLIFGQTRIFFVMSRDGLLPERLSRVHPKFQTPHVVTIITGLAVAVAAAFFPVGQLADISNAGTLYAFMMVAIAVMVLRVKDPSRRRHFKVPGVWIIAPLTIIGCVLLFFNLPSAAMLFLPGWGVLGLLVYFGYSRRQSHLGRGIVEVVDDVAGEELQVPIHPPAE
- a CDS encoding pyridoxamine 5'-phosphate oxidase family protein; this encodes MKYDQGNAEELKQKFWKAFADSPFVFVSLQSTANDAVVMTAQLDKDANSAIWFFTSKDNHLAEMGPATCTFASKDHDMFARFEGNLTEETSRERLDKQWSNFVEAYFPGGKDDPNLLMLRMDLGNAELWAADQGILTTAKMAMGMDVRGEVADSHAEAAL
- a CDS encoding recA-like protein, whose product is MSRFRAMSLLAEPAQPLLSGSGLAAVSSRAKRWRPGIAAPYHNEVFAPGGEASGAAAALAFAIDALRHAEAGPAAEAEDRRALLWVQDKAALRLGGRPYQPGLPAAFRHRLVHVVCEKPEDALFALEEGLRCRDVAAVIGEVAGNPRALDFTASRRLTLTSEKHGVPLWLVRLDATHDLSSARMRWKVRAAPSPPPRWNAQAPGAPHWQAELFRARQHPPGTWTLSDEQDRLAAAKVTTDDTADSESAAPYPLGLAFAAGDRSLAAG
- a CDS encoding DUF6504 family protein, which gives rise to MIPPTANPPRRILSAWLSRLAIDRWRLAEGCAPGEGADAEPLALITDTAHGPRIDAANDAGLAAGARPGMMLADARALCPQIGVSPSDPAGNHDFLEKLALWALRWGPWSAMDAPDGLLVDITAVAHLFGGEARLVADVQARFASRGLAAHVAIAPTAGAAWALSHYGLPGTILAPSDDTAARLADLPVAALRLDGDVLAVLRRLGLKRIGDMTDRFGESTGRDALHRRFRNRKSPGANPLVRLDQLLGKVPEPLLPVVPTTMPLVQRRLMEPIRHRALLDTVVADLAADMARTLEGLGQGARRLELGMWRIDGEVVIRRLELAAATREAAHIVRLFAARLDDVDAGFGIETVRLRASWAEPLALAQADIEAAAEEHGTSLAACIDRLTVRLGANAVRRPVAYASHIPERAQRWQPPLEPEPAAQGELAFHARPLKLLDRAEKIAVLYSTPDGYPRAFRWRGRVHEVARVEGPERIAPEWWREKGNARLRDYYRIEDEGGRRYWIYRLGLIGDGRGGPPDWFLQGLCA
- a CDS encoding DUF72 domain-containing protein encodes the protein MGSTRIGTAGWSIGREAADRFPPVGSSLERYSAVFDAVEINSSFHRPHRVSTWERWRDSVPAGFHFSVKVPKRITHELKLADHEEALATFLAEVGALGEKLAVLLVQLPPKLALDPQVARAFFTDLAVRSHAAIACEPRHQSWFTDEADALLAGLRVARVAADPARHPGAGEPGGWSGLAYWRLHGSPVMYRSSYHDRIAAYASTIDEAARTGSAAWCIFDNTASSAAMGDALELKDASGA